Within the Camarhynchus parvulus unplaced genomic scaffold, STF_HiC, whole genome shotgun sequence genome, the region tttgggaatggtttgggtggaaaaCTCCAGAATTTGGTGATCCCCAAATCCAGAGAATTGAGAGAGAGGTGAGGGAATCCCAGAATCCAGGGAATcgggagaggagagggaatcccaaaatccagggaatcaGGAGagggaatcccaaaatccagggaatcgGGAGAGGGAATCTCAAAATCCGGGAAATTGGGAGAGGGAATCCCAAAATCCGGGGAATCGGGAGAGGGAATCCCAAAATCCggggaatcccaaaatccagagaatcccaaaatccagggaatcgGGAGAcggaatcccaaaatccaggggcgctgggggaactgggagcactgggattgggaactgggaatgcCGGCACTCAGGGACTGGGATCCCCATTGTGGAGttactgggaatactgggagccgatcccaaatcccagtccTGTGTCCCGGTCTCTGCTCCCTTTTTCCAGGGCCCTTCCCGGTGCCCATTCCCGGCTCCTCTCCCGTCCCTTTTCCCGTGACTCCAGAGAggattttccatggattttccatggattttttgtggatttttccatggattttccatggattttccgtggatttttccatggattttttgtggattttccgtggattttccatggattttccatggatttttgtggatttttccatggattttccatggattttccgtggatttttccatgatttttgtgttttcattttccatgtttttgatttttttgtgtttcatggATTTTGGAGCTGTGCCTCCAGCTCCAAGTGGGAGCTCCTCGGTgttcctgctcccatcccatccctccccgTGATCCCAGGAGTGGGCAAATGCTGGGATAAACCTGGGAATcgctgggatgaactgggaatCACTGGGGTAAACCTGGTGATAAACCCAGGAATCGCTGGGGTAAACCCAGGAAATCACTGGGATAAGCCCAGGAATCACTGGGATAAACCTGGGAAtcactgggataaactgggaatcactgggataaactgggaatCACTGGGGTAAACCTGGGAATCGCCGGGATAAACCTGGGAATCGCTGAGATAAATCTGGGAATCACTGGGATAAACTTGGGAATCGCTGGGGTAAACCTGGGACTTGCCAGGATAAAACTGGGAGTTGCTGGCATAAACCCTGGAATGAATGGGATAAACTGGGAATCGCTGGGATAAACTCAGGAATTGCTGGGATAAACCCGGGAATCGCTGGGATAAACCTGGGATTTAGTGGGATAAAGCAGGATTCACCGTTTTTTTGGGAAGCCCCGGACGGGATctcatttttcccagtgtggatcccaaatcccaggacACAATTCCCTGAATCCCCACAGGATTCATTCCCGAATTCCCAGGACACAATTCCCTGAATCCCCACGGGATTCATTCCCGAATTCCCAGCACACAATTCCCTGAATCCCCACAGGATTCATTCCCGAATTCCCAGGACACAATTCCCTGAATCCCCACGGGATTCTTTCCTTCACCCCCGTCCCCATTCCCTACACCCACGGATTCATTCCCCCAGGACACAATTCCCTGAATCCCCACGGGATTCATTCCCGAattcccagtccccattccctACATCCCCACGGGATTCATTCCCGAATTCCCAGGACACAATTCCCTGAATCCCCACAGGATTCATTCCCGAattcccagtccccattccctACATCCCCACGGGATTCATTCCCGAATTCCCGGGACACAAttccctgcctccccctgctcctcgGAGCGgaacaaacagaattttctcCTGGATAAACCCGGGAATTGCCACTTTTCCAGGACACCCCGCACAGGAGCTCATCATTCCCagcccagatcccaaatcccggtCCCCATCCCCTTTATCCCCTTGGCATTGCCGGGACTCCGTTCCTTGCGGGATTCATTCCTGAATTCCCAGGACGCAGTTCCCTGCGTCCCGGGGGAGGGACAAACACCGGGATAAATCCGGgatttgccattttttgggaagctgggagctcctgggatCGGGAATTGCCGTTTTTTTGGGAATTGCTGGGAGCTCCCGTGCCTGGGAATCGCCGTTTTTTTGGGAAGCCTCGGCTCCCAGCGGTGCCTCTGTGCGGGAGCTCCTCGTTCCCAGCCCGAATCCAGAATCCTGGGAGCCCCCATTCCCCTTTATCCCGaatcccagtccccattccccGAGGCATTCCCGCATCCTGGGagcccccattcccaaatcccaatccccgTTCCCCTTTATCCCCGCGGGATTCATTCCCGAATCCCGGGCCACCTTTCCCTCTATCCCCACGGTATTCAGTATCCCAGTATCCCATTCCCAGTatcccagtccccattccctgcatcccaaaccctCCCGGACTCACGAGCTTCCGCTGGTTGCCGAGGCAGAAGGTGCAGATCTGACAGAGCTGAACATCCCGCAATTCCCAAATCTGCTCCCCATTCCCTCTATCTCTGCAGCATTCCCGGTATcctgctccccattcccagtatTCCCGCTATCCCGGTCCCCACTCCCTCTATCCCAAACTCTCCATTTTGCGCTGGTTGCTGAGGCAGAAGGTGCAGATCTGCCGGGGCTGGGCATCCCgcaattcccaaatcccaatccccattCCCTCTATCCCTGCGGAATTCCTGCTATCCCGGACCCCATTCCCGCTATCCTGGACCCCATTCCCGCTATCTCGGACCCCATTCCCGCTATCCCGGACCCCATTATTCCCaatattcccattattcccattatcccCGGCACCACTCACCATTTTGCGCTGGGGCAGAAGGTGCAGATCTGCCGGGGCTGGGCACCCCGATCCCTATTCCCTCTATCCCCGTGGCATTCCCGCTGTCCCGGACCCCATTCCCGCTATCCCGGACCCCGTTATTCCCGTTATCCCCGGCACCGTCACTCACCATTTTGCGCTGGTTGCTGAGGCAGAAGGTGCAGATCTGCCGGGGCTGGGCACCCCGGTCCTGCTCCCTATTCCCTCTATCTCCGTGGCATTCCCGCTGTCCCGGATCCCGTTATTCCCGCTATCCCGGACCCCGTTATTCCCGGCACCATCACTCACCATTTTGCGCTGGTTGCTGAGGCAGAAGGTGCAGATCTGCCGGGGCTGGGCGCTCTCGCTCTCCCGGCCGGGCGGGGACGCGGCCCCGGCGGAGCAGaacgccgccgccgccgccgccgccgccgccgccgctgccgttgcgggcgctgccgccgccgccgccgctccgtGGCACGgctgcccgccgccgcccgcgtCGCCGAGCAGCAGCACGTTGCCCAGGTGCGAGATGTAGCTGGAGGCGAGGCGCAGCGTCTCGATCTTGGAGAGTTTCCTGTCGGCCGGCTCGGTGGGGATGAGCGTGCGCAGCGCCGTGAACGCCGTGTTCACCGAGTTGGTGCGGTCCCGCTCGCGGGCGTTCGCCGTGTGCCGCTGCCGCGGCTCCCGCGCCAGCCTGCCGCGGCTCTTGCCGGGCCGCCGCTTGCCGCCCTTGATGCCGAACGCGTCGCCCTCCATGTGGAAGGGCTTCTCCTCCGAGCCCGAGCTCTCGCTGTTCTCCTCGTCCTCGGACAGCGCGCTGATCTCGGGGTACAGGAAGCGCCCCGGCGCCGAGCGCAGCATGGCGAAGGACATGGCTGGAGAAGCCGCGGGAATGCCGCCGGGAAACCGGGAATGCTCAGCTCCGGCCGCTCATGGCTCTCGCCGGTCcgctttgggggtttttgtccCGCTTCTATcccgggttttggggtttttgtgccGCTTTTATGCCGCTTTTTAGGGGTTTTATCGCGCTGCTAGTCCGGGTTTTATCCCGCTGGCCGCGGGGTTTGATCGCGGGTTTATCccgggtttgggggtttttatccCGGTTTGAGGCGGGGGTTTATCCCGGTTTATTCCCGGTTTTCGGGCtcgccgccgctcccggcgcaCGTGCGCATCCTCCGGGAGCCGCGGGctggaattgcgggattttaTAGCGGCGGGAATGGGCGGCCCGGCCCCTCCTCCGGGCCCGGCTTCCTTGGAAAAGGAGCCTTCGGGAAGGGGAGCCCCAGGCCCGGCCTACCTGAGCTCACCCTCCAGGCCGCCTTTAACCCCTTCGCCGCTTTCCCGGGCAGCTCGCCGCTCCTTTCCCGGTTTTCCTTCTGCCCCCAACCTGTTTTCCCCATGAACTCCCTTGTCCCAATCCCAAAGTTCATCGGAGCTGCCGGGGGGAGGGCTCTGGGATCCCTCTGGAATTCCGGGAGCTGCTGGAACCGAGGGAATTCGCTGCCCGCGACATTCCCGGTGATCCCATCCCGAGATCCCCGAGGATTCCCGGAGGATTTTCCATGCCGGGATGGCACCGCTGgcgctgtccccatccctgtaaCCCCCTCCTTCCCATTCCCGCCGGATTCCGGCTGGGAATTGGGATTCACCCCGGCCCCTTCCCATTCCCGGGGCGGGAGAGAATTGGGAATTAACCCTTGAGGAGCCACCACTGGGATCTGCTGGAATTCCCTGCCCGGGGAGAGCCAGGAGGGAATCGGGGGCGCGGGAATTCCAGAGGTGTCAGGTGTcattccctgtcccattccCGATATTCCGGCATGTCCCAGGgatcctggagcagccctggattctctgggaattccatcccaaaatcccaattttccacggggagccattccctgtttcccatccctccagctgcatcccaaacccctctgcagctctcccagaaAAAACCCCTGGAAAGGCTCCGGGATCCCGCGGGATTCCCCTGCTTCCCCAGCCAGGATTCCCGGGATCCACCCCACGCAATCTCCGGGGGGATTCCCCCAGCTCCAAGCTGCCTTATATcccaccccccaaaactccaggTAAATCCCTGAGGAAATCCAGCATTTCCACCTGGAAAAACAACCCCAGGAAGGGCCGGTTTTCCCTGAGCTTTTCCCTGAGCTCCCCCCCGCTTTTCCAGCGGCgcctcccaggagctgctccgCGCGGGAGGTTCACTCCCGGCCGGAGCGCGGCACCTTCCGTGCGCTGCCGCACTTAATCCCCGTCTCGGCAGCTTCCGAAACCCAACCTCTGTCATCCCCTCGCCGGCCCTCTGGAAGCTCCCGGAGCCATCTGCTTTCGTTTAGCGCCGGGAGCGATCCTGCCTCCCCCTCCCCGGCAGCATTCCCGGGAAAAGGCCGGATCCGAGCGGGGAACGATCGCCACGGGGGCAGAGCGGGGGTCCGAGCTGAGCTGGGGGCGCAGGGAGTCCCGAAACCCGCGGGATCGCGGCCAAAATCTGCGGGATCGCGGCCAAAATCTGCGGGATCGCGGCCAAAGTCTGCGGGATCGCGGCCAAAGTCTGCGGAGTCGCGGCCAAAATCCGTGGGATCGCAGCCAAAATCTGTGGAAATGCAGCCGGGGGTGTGGAGGTGGTCATGGGCGCAGGTTGGGGGCACGGGGAGTCCCAAAAGCCACGAGATCACAGCCAGAATCCGTGGGATCGCAGCCAAAATCCATGAGATCACAGCTAAAATCCATGGAATtgcagccagggatggggagatggTCCTGGGCAGAGGCTGGGGGCATGGGGAGTCCCAAAAGCCACAAGATCACAGCCAAAATCTGTGAGATTGTGGCCAAAATCCATGGAATtgcagccagggatggggagatggTCATGGGCGCAGGTTGGGGGCACAGGGAGTCCCAAAATCCGTGGGATCGCAGCCAAAATCCGTGGGATCGTggccaaaatccagggaattgcagccagggatggggagatggtcctgggcagaggctgggggcacagggagtcCCAAAATCCATGGGATCACAGCCAAAATCCGTGGGATCGTAGCCAAAATCCATGGAATtgcagccagggatggggagatggTCATGGGCGCAGGTTGGGGGCACGGGGAGTCCCAAAATCCACGGGATCACAGCCAGAATCTGTGGGATCACAGCCAGAATCCATGGAATTGCAGGCAGAATCCAGGGAAtcacagccagggacacagagatgatcaggggcacagggagtcccaaaatccatggaattGCAGCCAAAATCTATGGAATTGCAGCCAGGGATGTGGAGGTGGTCATGGGCGCAGGTTGGGGGCACAGGGACTCCCAAAATCCACAAGATCACGGCCAAAATCCGTGGGATCATGGCCAAAATCCATGGAATTGCAGCCGGGGATGTGGAGATGGTCCTGGGCgcaggctgggggcacagggagtcCCAAAAGCCACGAGATCACAGCCAGAATCCATGGGATCGCAGCCAGAATCCATGAGATCACAGCTAAAATCCATGGAATtgcagccagggatggggagatggtcctgggcagaggctgggggcacagggagtcCCAAAATCCATGAGATCACAGCCAAAATCCATGGAATtgcagccagggatggggagatggTCATGGGCGCAGGTTAGGGGCACAGGGAGTCCCAAAATCCATGAGACCACAGCCAAAATCCATGGAATTGCAGCCAGGGATGTGGAGATGGTCCTGGGCGCAGGTTGGGGGCACGGGAGTCCCAAAATCCACGAGATCACAGCCAAAATCCGTGGGATCATGGCCAAAATCCATGGAATTGCAGGCAAAATCCAGGGAATCGCAGCCAGGGGCACAGAGATGATCAGGGGCACAGGGAGTcccaaaatccatggaattGCAGCCAAAATCTATGGAATTGCAGGCAAAATCCAGGGAATCACGACCAGGGAGAAGGAGATGACTGGGGCCacagggagccccaaaatccatggaattGCAGCCAGAATCCAGGGAATTCCCTCACCATTTCCTCCAAgaattccctggaattccctcacCCTTTTCTCCAaggattccctggaattccctcacCCTTTCCTTCAGAGATTCCCTGGAATTCTCTCACCCTTTCCTCCAaggattccctggaattccctcacccttttccctgtgttttcctctggaaGCATCTCCAaggattccctggaattccctcacCCTTTCCTCCAaggattccctggaattccctcacccttttccctgtgttttcctctggaaGCATCTCCAaggattccctggaattccctcacCTTTTCCCCAAGGATTCCCCGGaattccctgccctcccctcacCCTTTTCCCggtgttttttcctctccaggacATCCGGAACACGGTGGGGAACATCCCCATGGAATGGTACCAGGATTTCCCGCATGTCGGGTACGACCTGGACGGGAAGAAGATCTACAAACCCCTGAGGAGCAAGGACGAGCTGGACCTGTTCCTGGAGAAGATGGAAAACCCGGAATACTGGTGAGGGATTCCTGGGAAAAACCCTTGGGATAGCGGGAGGTGTCCCATGGGATGGGGACGAGCCTtaaaatcccaaagaattccgTGATTCCGTGGATGTGCTCGGCACCGTGGGGCTTGTGTGGGATTGGagttcccaaaattcccagaattcgGAGCTCTGGAGCCTTCCTGAGGTTTTTCCAGGGTGATTCTGGATgtgtggatttgggatggggctCGGAgactccctccctccctcccatccATCCTCAGCTGCGTCCTGGGAAATTCCTTCTGCATCCTGGGAATCCATGTCCATCCCAGGACTCCCTGTGTCCATTCCTGTCCTGGTCCTGGAAATCCCTGTCCACCCCGGGAATCCTGTCCCGTATCCCGGGAATCCTGTCCCGTATCCCGGAATCCCAGTGTTCATCCCGGTGTCCCGCATCCCAGCGTCCATCCCGCTGTCCATCCCGCTGTCCATCCCGCTGTCCATCCCACTGTCCATTCCGCTGTCCATCCCGCTGTCCAGCCCACTGTCCATCCGGCTGTCATCCCGCTGTCCATCCCACTGTCCGTCCCACTGTCCACATCCTGctgtccatcccagtgtcccacaTCCCTGCCGTCTGTCCCTGTTGTCCctgtgtgtccatccctgtcccccatcTCTGTGTCCATCCTGGTGTCCCCCATCCCGGTGTCCATATCTCGGTGTCAGTCCTGGTCCCATCGCCAtgtcccccatccctgtgtccatccctgtgtccatccctctgtccatccccgtgtccatccccgtgtccaTGCCTGTGTCCATCCCGTGTCCATCCCAGGATTCCGATGTCCATATCCCCATGTCCATCCTTGTGTCCCCCATGTCATTGTCCATCCTGGTGTCCGTATCCCCATGTCCCacatcccagtgtccatcctgTGTGCCCCATCCTGGTGTCCATCCCAGCgtccatcctgggattctggtGTCCAtatccctgtgtccatcctgtGTCTGTCCCCGCCCCACATTCCAATGTCCATCCCGATGTCCATCCATTGGGACCCACATCCCACTGTCTGTCCTggtgtccatcccagtgtcccacaTCCTggtgtccatcccagtgtccatcccgatgtccatccctgtgtccatcccagtgtcccacaTCCTggtgtccatccctgtcccacatccctgtgtccatccctgtgtccatcctggGATTCCAGTGTCCATCCCAGGATTCTGATGTCCATATCCTGGTGTCCATATCCTggtgtccatccctgtgtccatccctttcccacatccctgtgtccatcccgCTGTCCATCCCGCTGTCCATCCCgctgtccatccctgtgtccatctccgtgtccccatcctggtgtcccccatccctgtgtccatccctgtgtcccccatccctgtcccacctcCCAGTGTCCATCGCTGTGTCCATTCTTGTGCCCACGTCcatcctgtgtccatcccagtgtccgtcccagtgtccatccctgtgtccatccctgtgtccatcccgctgtccatccctgtccatctccgtgtcccccatccctgtgtccatcc harbors:
- the SCX gene encoding basic helix-loop-helix transcription factor scleraxis; amino-acid sequence: MSFAMLRSAPGRFLYPEISALSEDEENSESSGSEEKPFHMEGDAFGIKGGKRRPGKSRGRLAREPRQRHTANARERDRTNSVNTAFTALRTLIPTEPADRKLSKIETLRLASSYISHLGNVLLLGDAGGGGQPCHGAAAAAAAPATAAAAAAAAAAAAFCSAGAASPPGRESESAQPRQICTFCLSNQRKMSKDRDRKTGQLRS